One Nicotiana sylvestris chromosome 12, ASM39365v2, whole genome shotgun sequence genomic window carries:
- the LOC104222241 gene encoding BAG family molecular chaperone regulator 4-like has product MKGSNEADWEMRPSGMLVQKREDDSASSNPTTITIKVSYASQDFDLPVPSEFTFGEVKSVISQIIGLEPKVQKLLFRGKEKEDHEYLHLAGVKDNSKVLVMEEKTVEDKNPEEVKVTTEISRGAEAVAEVRKEVDKLSEQVSAVQAVVFGGSNVEEKDIICLTEMLMRQLLKLDGIDAEGEGKIQRKMEVRRVQSLVETMDAVKARNANPFSNNSNAVSVTTQWETFESGVGSLNAPPPPRPSSTVVIEDWEQFE; this is encoded by the exons ATGAAAGGGTCAAACGAAGCGGATTGGGAAATGAGGCCGAGCGGCATGCTTGTTCAAAAGAGAGAAGATGATTCTGCTTCTTCTAATCCCACCACTATTACAATCAAGGTCTCTTATGCTTCTCAAGACTTCGACCTCCCTGTCCCCTCTGAATTCACTTTTG GTGAAGTAAAAAGTGTCATTTCCCAAATAATTGGTTTGGAGCCTAAGGTGCAAAAACTTCTATTccgaggaaaagaaaaagaagatcaTGAATATCTCCACTTGGCTGGTGTGAAAGACAATTCCAAAGTGTTAGTTATGGAGGAAAAAACAGTTGAGGACAAAAATCCCGAAGAGGTTAAGGTAACCACTGAAATATCAAGAGGAGCTGAAGCAGTTGCTGAAGTGAGAAAAGAAGTGGATAAGCTCTCAGAGCAG GTCTCTGCTGTACAAGCAGTTGTTTTTGGTGGTTCCAATGTTGAGGAAAAGGATATTATCTGTCTGACAGAGATGCTGATGAGGCAGCTGCTGAAATTGGATGGAATTGATGCTGAAGGAGAAGGGAAAATACAAAGAAAGATGGAG GTGCGCCGCGTCCAGAGCTTGGTAGAGACAATGGATGCAGTTAAGGCAAGAAATGCCAATCCCTTTAGCAACAACAGTAATGCCGTGTCAGTGACTACTCAATGGGAGACATTTGAGTCTGGGGTTGGAAGCCTGAATGCCCCGCCACCTCCTAGACCGTCTTCTACTGTAGTGATTGAGGACTGGGAACAATTCGAATAG